The proteins below are encoded in one region of Nilaparvata lugens isolate BPH chromosome X, ASM1435652v1, whole genome shotgun sequence:
- the LOC120354514 gene encoding uncharacterized protein LOC120354514: protein MGLVVVPAQIKLNGISEKRTSVKGIVQLRILSEPQFDIALSTEALVLDQIAGNLPVFPLHPTLKNSFAHLNLADPNFDEPDEIDLLIGADLYSNIFISAENSIIPGNPAAFATIFGYVLSGRLNIEDLPALLNEMQLICTMFAQEAQLNTIMNKFWETEEAIPVRKETSPEDELCEKLYQSTTYHTSEGRYVVALPFKPGAPALCNNRSKAYRNQLGLLKKLSQSDELETKYSDFMHEYRDLGHLKIADSAVDYIIPHHAIFKKNDNTQKIRVVFNASSKDANGLSLNDVLLPGAKLQTNIVQVLTRFRSYRFVILADCKQMYRQILLRPEDRQHQHIFWKPTHQEKIQEFELLTVTYGVSSSAYLAQRTLQQLVEDEGEAFPLASQVLKSQTYVDDILGRSNDLNTAHSLIKELNELLSLASFELRKWNSNTPELIEHMSPEYLSNQECLFDDTATAKVLGIVYSPLADDF, encoded by the coding sequence ATGGGTTTAGTTGTTGTGCCCGCTCAAATCAAACTGAATGGAATCTCTGAAAAAAGGACATCTGTCAAAGGCATCGTGCAGTTAAGAATATTGTCCGAACCTCAATTTGATATTGCTCTTTCTACCGAAGCTCTTGTATTAGATCAAATTGCTGGCAATCTTCCTGTCTTTCCGCTTCACCCCACACTAAAGAATTCGTTTGCGCATCTGAACCTTGCTGATCCTAATTTTGATGAGCCTGATGAAATCGACCTACTGATTGGTGCCGATTTATACTCCAACATCTTTATATCCGCAGAAAATTCCATTATTCCTGGTAACCCTGCCGCCTTTGCCACAATCTTTGGTTACGTTTTAAGTGGTAGATTGAATATTGAGGACTTGCCCGCACTGCTCAACGAAATGCAGCTCATTTGCACTATGTTTGCACAGGAAGCACAGCTCAACACCATCATGAACAAATTTTGGGAAACCGAAGAGGCCATCCCCGTTCGAAAAGAGACATCGCCCGAAGACGAGTTGTGTGAGAAACTGTACCAATCCACTACTTATCACACCTCTGAAGGAAGGTATGTTGTGGCACTGCCTTTCAAACCTGGCGCTCCCGCTCTGTGCAATAACCGCAGTAAGGCATACCGCAATCAGTTAGGACTACTGAAAAAACTGAGTCAATCTGATGAACTTGAAACCAAATACTCTGACTTCATGCATGAGTATCGTGACTTAGGTCACTTGAAAATCGCTGATTCCGCTGTAGATTACATCATCCCACATCACGCAATATTCAAGAAAAACGACAACACTCAAAAAATTCGAGTTGTTTTCAACGCATCTAGCAAAGACGCCAATGGGCTCTCACTTAACGATGTGTTGCTGCCTGGAGCTAAACTTCAAACAAACATAGTCCAAGTGTTAACCCGCTTTCGTTCATACCGCTTTGTCATCCTTGCAGACTGCAAACAAATGTACAGACAAATCTTGCTGAGACCTGAAGACCGCCAGCATCAACATATATTTTGGAAACCCACCCACCAAGAAAAAATTCAAGAATTTGAACTGTTAACAGTGACTTATGGAGTATCTTCTAGCGCGTATCTTGCTCAGCGTACTCTGCAACAATTAGTGGAGGACGAAGGTGAAGCTTTCCCACTCGCCAGTCAAGTACTGAAGTCGCAAACTTATGTCGACGACATACTTGGCAGAAGCAATGACCTGAATACCGCACATTCACTTATCAAAGAACTCAATGAGTTATTGTCACTCGCCTCCTTTGAATTGAGGAAATGGAATTCCAACACACCTGAGTTGATTGAGCATATGTCACCCGAATATTTGAGCAATCAGGAATGCCTGTTTGATGATACTGCAACCGCCAAAGTCCTTGGTATTGTGTATAGTCCGCTTGCCGATGATTTCTGA
- the LOC120354796 gene encoding uncharacterized protein LOC120354796 produces the protein MSCHAGPRTTQSAVCQQYWILSARNQVRRVIHQCIICNRFRRSNLQQHMAPLPAEQVTINKPFNVTGLDFAGPFICKTSLLKRAQTTKGYLCIFVCFATKATHLEFLSSMSVNHFIAALQRFIARRGTPHTLCSDNAKTFVSAARKMHELAKLLESLPSDVTCFLSNHGINWKFIPPYAPHHGGLWEAAVKSAKTLLYRCIGDKALTYEEFDTIFTRIESILNSRPVTELSSQPAEAASVLTPGNFLVGGPLTAPPQPIETKEILSTRRWRHCNQTMQFFWSQWSKEYLCTLMNRTKWKVTERNLQIDDLVVVKSINTSPLSWPLGRIVVLHPGKDGLVRIATIKCTSGNIVRDLSKIHCLI, from the coding sequence ATGAGCTGTCATGCTGGTCCCCGCACCACCCAATCCGCAGTATGCCAACAATATTGGATATTATCAGCTCGTAATCAGGTACGTCGTGTCATACACCAATGCATCATCTGCAACCGATTTCGCCGCTCAAATTTGCAACAACACATGGCCCCGCTACCAGCCGAACAGGTCACCATCAACAAACCATTCAATGTGACTGGCTTGGACTTTGCTGGACCTTTTATTTGCAAGACATCTCTGCTAAAACGTGCGCAAACTACAAAAGGATATTTGTGCATATTTGTGTGTTTTGCCACAAAAGCCACTCATCTTGAATTTCTGTCTTCTATGTCGGTCAACCACTTTATCGCCGCACTACAACGATTCATTGCCCGACGAGGTACGCCTCATACGCTATGCTCTGACAATGCCAAAACTTTTGTATCCGCCGCTAGAAAAATGCATGAATTGGCCAAGCTTTTGGAATCACTACCCtctgatgtcacttgttttcTGTCCAACCATGGCATAAATTGGAAATTCATCCCTCCTTACGCACCCCACCATGGAGGCCTGTGGGAAGCTGCCGTCAAATCCGCTAAAACACTGTTGTATCGCTGTATTGGAGACAAGGCTCTCACATATGAAGAATTTGACACAATATTCACCCGCATAGAAAGCATTTTGAACAGCCGACCAGTAACTGAACTGTCTTCACAGCCCGCAGAAGCCGCTTCTGTTCTAACACCTGGCAATTTCCTAGTAGGTGGACCCCTGACCGCACCACCACAACCGATAGAGACTAAAGAAATACTATCAACTCGCCGTTGGAGACATTGCAACCAAACGATGCAATTCTTCTGGAGCCAATGGTCAAAAGAATATCTATGCACACTAATGAACCGCACAAAATGGAAGGTTACTGAAAGAAACTTACAGATTGACGATTTGGTTGTAGTCAAATCAATCAACACCTCGCCGCTAAGCTGGCCGCTAGGCAGAATTGTAGTGCTGCACCCTGGCAAAGATGGACTTGTCAGAATAGCGACAATCAAATGCACCTCTGGTAATATTGTGAGAGACCTAAGTAAAATTCACTGCCTCATTTAG